In one Bryobacteraceae bacterium genomic region, the following are encoded:
- a CDS encoding type II toxin-antitoxin system HicB family antitoxin — MTKYEIILYWSAEDSAFIAEVPELPGGSADGETRMQALESVETVILERIETAEALGRPIPEPKGRLLFA, encoded by the coding sequence ATGACGAAGTACGAAATCATCCTCTACTGGAGCGCTGAGGACAGCGCGTTCATCGCTGAAGTCCCTGAGTTGCCGGGGGGTTCCGCGGACGGCGAAACCCGGATGCAGGCGCTTGAGAGCGTTGAGACGGTGATTCTTGAGCGGATCGAAACCGCCGAGGCGCTCGGCCGCCCAATCCCAGAACCGAAGGGCCGGCTTCTATTCGCGTGA
- the carA gene encoding glutamine-hydrolyzing carbamoyl-phosphate synthase small subunit, with protein sequence MEKSILALEDGTVFEGRSFGAHTVRGGEVVFNTSITGYQEIFTDPSYCGQIVVLTNPQIGNYGANDNDSESRQPFIEGLVVRDFSPVTSNWRSERGADNFLESNGVPIASGIDTRALVRKLRSGGVMRGVLSGQGGDPGQLVAMARALPSMAGLDLATRVSTAESYKWSEGVSACSPSDLIGDAPEPARHVVAFDFGIKRNILRRLVQVGCHVTVVPALTPADDVIALKPDGIFLSNGPGDPEPLEHQAAQVRKLVGKAPMFGICLGHQVLALALGGKTYKLKFGHRGANHPVLNYRTNRVEITAQNHGFAVDPDSLDAAKIELTHVNLNDDTLEGFRHRSEPLFCVQYHPEAAPGPHDSRYLFDDFAAMIDEHKKAR encoded by the coding sequence TTGGAAAAGTCCATCCTTGCCCTGGAGGACGGCACCGTCTTCGAGGGCAGGAGCTTTGGTGCGCATACAGTGCGCGGCGGTGAGGTGGTCTTCAATACTTCCATCACCGGCTACCAGGAAATTTTCACCGACCCTTCCTATTGCGGGCAGATCGTCGTCCTTACCAACCCCCAAATCGGCAACTACGGCGCCAACGACAACGACTCCGAATCCCGCCAGCCGTTCATTGAGGGGCTCGTCGTCCGCGACTTCTCTCCCGTCACCTCCAACTGGCGCTCCGAACGCGGCGCCGACAACTTCCTCGAATCCAATGGCGTCCCCATCGCCTCCGGCATCGATACCCGCGCCCTCGTCCGCAAACTCCGCTCCGGCGGCGTCATGCGCGGCGTCCTCTCCGGCCAGGGCGGCGATCCCGGCCAACTGGTCGCCATGGCCCGCGCACTCCCCTCCATGGCCGGACTCGATCTCGCCACCCGCGTCTCCACCGCCGAGTCCTACAAATGGAGCGAAGGCGTCAGCGCCTGCTCCCCCTCCGACCTCATCGGTGATGCCCCCGAACCGGCCCGCCACGTCGTTGCCTTCGACTTCGGTATCAAACGCAATATCCTCCGCCGCCTCGTCCAGGTCGGCTGCCACGTCACCGTCGTCCCCGCGCTCACTCCCGCCGACGACGTGATCGCCCTCAAGCCCGACGGCATCTTCCTCTCCAACGGCCCCGGCGATCCCGAGCCGCTCGAGCATCAGGCCGCCCAGGTCCGCAAGCTCGTCGGCAAGGCTCCCATGTTCGGCATTTGTCTCGGCCACCAGGTGCTCGCGCTCGCTCTCGGCGGCAAGACCTACAAGCTGAAATTCGGCCACCGCGGCGCCAACCACCCGGTACTCAACTACCGCACCAACCGCGTGGAAATCACCGCCCAGAATCATGGCTTCGCCGTCGACCCCGATTCCCTCGACGCCGCCAAGATCGAACTCACTCACGTCAATCTCAACGACGACACCCTCGAGGGCTTCCGCCACCGCTCCGAACCCCTCTTCTGCGTCCAGTACCACCCCGAGGCTGCCCCCGGCCCCCACGACTCCCGCTACCTGTTCGACGACTTCGCCGCCATGATCGACGAGCACAAGAAAGCACGCTGA
- a CDS encoding PSD1 and planctomycete cytochrome C domain-containing protein, with translation MTRVFAAALAVCAFAADTGELFERKIRPVLAEKCFACHSAKSAAPMGGLRLDQPLTGERARTRLLLAVSYTDHQLRMPPSGKLPDETIADFRRWIELGAPDPRSAAAPAKAQSFDLAAARKYWAFQSVTKPTLPPGAAKNPIDRFLDAAIRAKGLSPAPSADRRSWLRRVTFDLTGLPPAIADIDAYLADNAEQAEARVVQRLLASPHYGERWARHWMDLVRFAETNGHEFDNDKPYAWQYRDYVIRAFNDDLPYNQLVREHIAGDLIPPRPSANGAFFESPIASGAFWFGEVLNSAVDSVKTRADTVDNQLDVLGKAFLGLTVACARCHDHKFDPIPTRDYYAMAGVMHSTYMREAVIDSPAQQKEIEAAIRRIAAANADWSPKPTASATLRPGDELFEDFTAPSYGHWTVEGKAFGQGPAAGYAISAGPGSNQLVGSLTSRKFRMPKLWVHVRLAGTKGSASLKDDDQLRVTVVADDHKSAHLVATGKPGFEWRSARMTKEIGRECYFEIIDRSRFGHIVVDKIVISDDDKPPADDSLAESPVRIADGGVTVPPTSWAMTSVDENPHDVPLHLRGSHKNLGDPVARGFLQVIAGSNQKPVAGSGRLDIADSIASPHNPLTARVMVNRIWEHHFGSGLVRTADNFGKAGERPTNPELLDWLAATFVESGWSVKQLHRQIVLSEAYRRSSAATPALESADPRNDLLARFPVRRLEAEAIRDSILAVSGKLDPALYGPSVMPHISPYQDGRGKPKSGPLDGNGRRSLYIQVRRNFITPMMLAFDYPQPVSAIGVRGSSTVPAQALMMLNNEFVLEQARAWADRLTGQEPDPARRIGHMYREAFARLPEDWERREALAYAARASWTDLAHALFNSAEFLYVR, from the coding sequence ATGACACGAGTGTTCGCCGCCGCACTGGCCGTGTGCGCATTCGCCGCCGACACCGGCGAACTCTTCGAGCGCAAGATCCGCCCCGTGCTCGCCGAAAAGTGTTTCGCCTGCCACAGCGCCAAATCCGCCGCTCCCATGGGTGGCCTCCGTCTCGATCAGCCCCTCACCGGCGAACGTGCCCGCACCCGCCTCCTCCTCGCCGTCAGCTACACCGACCATCAACTCCGCATGCCGCCCTCCGGCAAGCTCCCCGATGAAACCATCGCCGATTTCCGCCGCTGGATCGAACTCGGCGCGCCCGACCCGCGCTCCGCCGCCGCGCCTGCCAAGGCCCAGTCGTTCGACCTCGCCGCAGCCCGCAAGTACTGGGCCTTCCAATCCGTCACGAAACCCACCCTTCCGCCCGGAGCTGCGAAGAACCCAATTGATCGCTTCCTCGACGCCGCCATCCGTGCCAAGGGCCTCTCTCCCGCTCCGTCCGCCGATAGGCGATCCTGGCTCCGCCGCGTCACTTTCGATCTCACCGGCCTCCCACCCGCCATCGCCGACATCGATGCCTACCTCGCCGACAACGCGGAACAGGCCGAAGCGCGCGTTGTACAACGCCTCCTCGCCTCCCCCCACTACGGTGAACGCTGGGCCCGCCACTGGATGGACCTCGTCCGCTTCGCAGAAACCAACGGTCACGAGTTCGACAACGACAAACCCTACGCCTGGCAATATCGCGACTACGTCATCCGCGCCTTCAACGACGATCTCCCATACAACCAACTCGTCCGCGAACACATCGCCGGCGACCTCATCCCGCCCCGCCCCAGCGCCAACGGCGCTTTCTTTGAGTCCCCCATCGCCAGCGGAGCGTTCTGGTTCGGCGAAGTGCTCAACTCCGCCGTCGACTCCGTCAAAACCCGCGCCGATACCGTCGACAACCAGCTCGACGTGCTTGGCAAGGCCTTCCTCGGCCTCACCGTCGCCTGCGCCCGCTGTCACGATCACAAGTTCGACCCCATCCCCACGCGCGACTACTACGCCATGGCAGGCGTCATGCACAGCACGTACATGCGCGAGGCCGTCATCGATTCCCCCGCACAGCAAAAGGAGATCGAAGCCGCCATACGCCGCATCGCCGCCGCCAACGCGGATTGGTCCCCCAAACCCACCGCCTCCGCCACCCTCCGGCCCGGCGACGAACTCTTTGAGGACTTCACCGCCCCATCCTACGGACACTGGACCGTCGAAGGAAAAGCCTTCGGACAAGGCCCCGCCGCAGGCTACGCCATCTCCGCCGGACCGGGCTCCAACCAGTTGGTCGGCTCCCTTACTTCGCGAAAGTTCCGAATGCCGAAGCTATGGGTCCACGTGCGCCTCGCCGGCACCAAGGGCAGCGCCTCCCTCAAGGACGACGACCAACTTCGCGTCACCGTCGTCGCCGACGACCACAAGAGCGCGCACCTCGTCGCCACCGGCAAGCCTGGCTTCGAATGGCGCTCCGCCCGCATGACCAAGGAAATCGGCCGCGAGTGCTACTTCGAAATCATAGACCGCTCCCGCTTCGGTCACATCGTCGTCGATAAGATCGTCATCTCCGACGATGACAAGCCCCCCGCTGACGACAGCCTCGCCGAGAGCCCCGTGCGCATCGCCGACGGCGGCGTCACCGTCCCGCCCACCTCCTGGGCTATGACCAGTGTCGACGAAAACCCGCACGACGTCCCCCTTCACCTCCGCGGCAGCCACAAGAACCTCGGCGATCCCGTCGCCCGCGGCTTCCTCCAGGTCATCGCCGGGTCCAACCAGAAGCCCGTTGCCGGAAGCGGGCGCCTCGATATCGCCGATTCGATCGCCTCGCCCCACAATCCGCTTACCGCCCGCGTGATGGTCAACCGGATCTGGGAGCACCACTTCGGTTCGGGCCTCGTCCGCACCGCCGACAACTTCGGAAAAGCCGGCGAACGTCCCACCAATCCTGAGTTGCTCGATTGGCTCGCCGCCACCTTCGTCGAATCCGGCTGGAGCGTGAAACAGTTACACCGCCAGATCGTCCTCAGCGAAGCCTACCGCCGCTCGAGCGCCGCCACCCCCGCCCTCGAATCCGCCGATCCCCGCAATGATCTGCTGGCTCGCTTCCCCGTCCGACGCCTCGAAGCCGAAGCCATTCGTGACTCCATCCTCGCCGTCTCCGGCAAACTCGACCCCGCTCTCTACGGACCAAGCGTCATGCCGCACATCAGCCCGTATCAGGACGGTCGCGGTAAGCCAAAGTCCGGACCCCTCGACGGCAACGGCCGCCGCAGTCTCTACATCCAGGTGCGCCGCAACTTCATCACGCCCATGATGCTTGCCTTCGACTACCCGCAGCCCGTCTCCGCCATCGGAGTACGCGGATCCTCCACCGTACCCGCCCAGGCGCTGATGATGCTCAACAACGAGTTCGTCCTCGAACAAGCCCGCGCCTGGGCCGATCGCCTCACCGGTCAAGAGCCCGATCCGGCCCGCCGCATCGGCCATATGTACCGCGAAGCCTTCGCCCGCTTGCCCGAAGATTGGGAACGCCGCGAAGCCCTCGCCTACGCTGCCCGCGCCTCCTGGACGGACCTCGCCCACGCACTCTTCAACTCCGCGGAGTTCCTCTATGTCCGATAG
- a CDS encoding Gfo/Idh/MocA family oxidoreductase: MQRRHFLLAGSALTTSLHAASDRVRIAVIGVGGRGNDHVNEAMAIPGVEVATLVDPDGNRTEATSQRVFQKTGKRPKLEADMRRVFDDKEIDAVTIATTNHWHALTAIWAMQAGKDAYVEKPVSHNIWEGRKIVECARKHNRICQGGTQRRSWGRFRKLVDVIHSGTIGDIYQAKWVFPGKRDSIGFKETKAPPSYFNWDLWLGPAPEQPYHENLVHYNWHWFWDFGNGELGNNGIHLVDISRWAMKKGLPVKVHSNGGRWGYKDQAQTPNTQTTTWTYADGSHIIGEIRDLYTSEPMSWEFFGTKGHMHVYADGRIEVLLGRNAQLEPPVEEPPNLDHIKNFTDAVRSRDRGSLHADIEETFLSTSLCHLGNISYRLGRELRFDPGAEKFVGDSEANALLTRKYRSPYVVPDRV; encoded by the coding sequence ATGCAACGCCGTCATTTTCTTCTCGCGGGCTCCGCGCTGACCACTTCGCTACATGCCGCGAGCGATCGCGTCCGGATCGCTGTGATCGGCGTGGGCGGACGCGGCAACGATCACGTGAATGAGGCCATGGCCATTCCTGGAGTGGAAGTGGCGACGCTCGTGGATCCGGATGGCAACCGGACGGAGGCAACGTCGCAGCGGGTGTTTCAGAAGACGGGCAAGAGGCCGAAGCTTGAGGCGGACATGCGGCGGGTGTTCGACGACAAGGAGATCGACGCGGTGACGATCGCGACGACGAACCACTGGCATGCGCTGACGGCGATCTGGGCGATGCAGGCGGGCAAGGACGCGTACGTGGAGAAGCCGGTTTCGCACAACATCTGGGAAGGGCGGAAGATCGTCGAGTGCGCACGGAAGCACAACCGGATTTGCCAAGGCGGAACGCAGCGGCGGTCCTGGGGGCGATTCCGGAAGCTGGTGGACGTGATCCACTCGGGGACGATCGGGGACATCTACCAAGCGAAGTGGGTATTTCCGGGCAAGCGGGATTCGATCGGGTTCAAGGAGACGAAGGCTCCGCCTTCTTACTTCAATTGGGATTTGTGGCTGGGACCGGCGCCGGAGCAGCCGTATCATGAGAACCTGGTCCACTATAACTGGCATTGGTTCTGGGATTTCGGGAATGGGGAATTGGGGAACAACGGGATCCACTTAGTGGACATCTCACGATGGGCAATGAAGAAGGGCCTTCCGGTGAAGGTACATTCGAATGGGGGGCGGTGGGGTTACAAGGATCAGGCGCAGACTCCAAATACACAGACGACGACGTGGACTTACGCCGACGGGTCTCATATTATCGGCGAGATCCGGGATTTGTACACGTCGGAGCCGATGTCGTGGGAGTTTTTCGGGACCAAGGGGCACATGCACGTTTACGCCGACGGGCGGATCGAGGTGCTGCTGGGGAGGAACGCGCAACTGGAGCCTCCCGTGGAGGAGCCGCCGAATTTGGATCACATCAAGAACTTCACGGATGCGGTGCGGTCGCGGGACCGGGGATCGCTGCACGCGGATATCGAGGAGACGTTCCTTTCGACCTCGCTGTGCCATTTGGGGAACATTTCGTACCGGCTGGGGCGGGAACTGCGGTTCGATCCGGGGGCGGAGAAGTTCGTGGGCGATTCGGAGGCGAATGCGTTGTTGACACGGAAGTACCGGTCGCCTTATGTGGTTCCGGACCGGGTTTGA
- a CDS encoding tetratricopeptide repeat protein: MPHSAPPAAARPKWFWPLVAAAFVAVFFVYAPALSGPFVFDDLYLPFGRPEAEVWARQPLQGNRPLLMLSFWLNYLVSGQRPFSYHATNVALHFGVVVLVFALCRRLLGRAGEARERAWALAAFGAAVFLLHPLHTEAVAYVASRSDVLSTLLAYSALALFVFAFREPVAPPGIGRTLAILAFAAAAMAAKEQAAVIPGVILLADYFWNPGFSIRGIRANWRLHGLFALGGVAAVGVVIRVLAVSDTAGFGVGGVRWYQYFLTQCRVIWRYLRLTVLPIGQNLDPNFPLSASLADWTALAGLTALAAITVVAVLKRKQYPLAAFGWLLFLLMIAPTSSVVPINDVVAERRMYFPFLGLVLVMLEGVRRLRIEAHAAVACAAAVLISFGYWTSARAVLWGDPIALWSATAEASPGKARPAFQLAHALYGAGRYDEASESYAAAAAREKPNAELLLDWGLALDAARRPEDAVERLEQAAAIEPSAHVYATIGMVQAKMQRYGDALESLSKAKAKDPFHWPTYLYRGNTFAALGNWADAAVDYRRVLDLQPGNAAAAQGLSMAERNLR; this comes from the coding sequence GTGCCGCACTCCGCTCCGCCCGCCGCCGCTCGTCCGAAATGGTTCTGGCCCCTCGTCGCGGCGGCTTTCGTTGCGGTGTTCTTCGTCTACGCTCCGGCGCTTTCCGGACCTTTTGTGTTCGACGACCTCTACCTGCCCTTCGGCCGCCCCGAGGCCGAGGTATGGGCGCGCCAGCCGCTCCAGGGCAACCGGCCGCTCTTGATGCTCTCGTTCTGGCTGAACTACCTCGTGAGCGGGCAGCGGCCGTTCTCCTACCACGCCACCAACGTGGCCCTGCACTTTGGCGTGGTCGTGCTCGTGTTCGCCCTTTGCCGGCGGCTGCTTGGCCGCGCGGGCGAAGCTCGGGAACGCGCCTGGGCGCTCGCCGCTTTCGGCGCAGCGGTCTTTCTGCTCCACCCGCTGCATACCGAAGCCGTCGCCTATGTAGCCAGCCGCTCCGACGTTCTAAGCACCCTGCTCGCCTACTCGGCGCTCGCGCTCTTCGTTTTCGCTTTTCGCGAACCCGTCGCTCCTCCCGGCATCGGCCGCACACTCGCCATCCTAGCCTTCGCCGCGGCCGCCATGGCCGCCAAGGAACAGGCCGCCGTCATCCCGGGCGTAATCCTTCTGGCGGACTATTTCTGGAACCCAGGCTTCTCTATCCGCGGGATCCGCGCCAATTGGCGCCTTCACGGTCTGTTCGCGCTCGGCGGCGTCGCGGCTGTGGGCGTCGTCATCCGGGTTCTTGCCGTCTCCGATACGGCCGGCTTCGGCGTCGGCGGGGTGCGTTGGTATCAGTATTTCCTCACCCAGTGCCGGGTCATCTGGCGATACCTCCGGTTGACCGTGCTCCCTATCGGACAGAACCTGGACCCGAACTTCCCGCTGAGCGCATCGCTCGCCGATTGGACCGCCCTCGCCGGCCTGACCGCCCTCGCGGCGATCACCGTGGTCGCCGTCCTCAAACGAAAACAGTACCCGCTCGCCGCCTTCGGCTGGCTGCTGTTCCTGCTCATGATCGCGCCGACGTCGTCCGTTGTTCCCATCAACGACGTCGTCGCCGAACGTCGCATGTATTTCCCGTTCCTCGGCCTCGTGCTCGTAATGCTCGAAGGGGTCCGCCGTCTCCGCATCGAAGCGCATGCCGCGGTGGCCTGCGCCGCCGCCGTCCTGATCTCGTTTGGTTACTGGACGTCTGCCCGCGCCGTCCTTTGGGGTGATCCCATCGCCTTGTGGTCCGCCACCGCCGAGGCCTCACCCGGCAAGGCCCGGCCCGCATTCCAACTGGCTCATGCCCTCTACGGCGCCGGCCGGTACGACGAAGCCTCGGAATCATACGCGGCCGCCGCAGCCAGGGAGAAACCGAACGCCGAACTCCTACTCGATTGGGGACTCGCCCTGGATGCCGCCCGCCGCCCCGAGGATGCCGTCGAGCGGCTGGAGCAGGCCGCCGCCATCGAGCCGAGCGCGCACGTCTACGCCACCATCGGCATGGTCCAAGCCAAAATGCAGCGCTACGGCGACGCTCTCGAGTCGCTGTCCAAGGCAAAGGCGAAGGATCCCTTTCACTGGCCCACCTACCTGTACCGCGGAAACACTTTTGCCGCGCTCGGCAACTGGGCCGACGCCGCCGTTGACTACCGCCGCGTCCTGGACCTCCAGCCCGGCAACGCCGCCGCCGCCCAAGGCCTGAGCATGGCCGAACGCAACCTCCGCTAG
- the carB gene encoding carbamoyl-phosphate synthase large subunit yields MPKRTDLKKIMIVGSGPIVIGQACEFDYSGTQACKALRAEGYEVVLINSNPATIMTDPNLADRTYVEPITLQYAEEIIKRERPDAILSTVGGQTGLNLSIALAEAGVLDTYGVELLGAKVESIKKAEDRLLFKDAMRKIGLDTPRSQLVNNVEAGVEFAAKWGYPVVLRPSFTLGGSGGGIAYNLEELEEILQRGIDLSPVGEVLIEESVLGWKEYELEVVRDLADNCIIICSIENFDPMGVHTGDSITVAPAQTLTDREYQMMRDAAIACLREIGVDTGGSNVQFGINPADGRMVIIEMNPRVSRSSALASKATGFPIAKIAARLAVGYRLDEIKNDITRKTPACFEPTLDYVVVKIPRWQFEKFPGAEPVLGTQMKSVGEVMSIGRTFQQALSKAVRSLETGKSSAKEIYDEALIPNRLITPNPERLAYIRFAFQKGRTIEEVHELTAIDPWFLRQFRDLILFEQDLQKLTLDTISADTMRDAKRMGVSDRWLARFWNTDVDAVRRKRKNLGVTAVFNRVDTCAAEFESFTPYLYSSYEFECEADPSDRKKVMILGSGPNRIGQGIEFDYACCHASFALQDFGCESIMVNCNPETVSTDYDTSDRLYFEPLTYEEVLNIADREKPDGVIVQFGGQTPLTLALPLKAAGVPIIGTDPENIDLAEDRKRFGKLLDDLGIPAPPNGTATSLEQAVEVARNLTFPVLVRPSYVLGGRAMTIAYDEDTVSRYMREAVVFSQERPVLIDRFLEDATEVDVDALCDGENTLIAGIMEHIEEAGVHSGDSSCVLPPFSIGENELATIRDYTEKLALALGVIGLMNVQYAIKDGRVYVLEVNPRASRTVPYVSKATGIPLPKIAVGLMLGRKLADFSGLTNGRVSGVLPVPQFFVKSPVFPFNKFPGVDPALGPEMRSTGEVMGVGINFGEAFAKAQLSAGTPLPSEGTVFISVNDRNKQDAIELGRRFSELGMNIVATRGTASALTSAGIKCRTVFKVNEGRPNAVDLLKGGSLQLIIYTSTGAHSFSDERAIRRAAVFYRVPCITTMSAARAAVEAMTSRKRDPIRVWSLQEIHSGEKAAVGAS; encoded by the coding sequence ATGCCGAAACGCACCGACCTCAAGAAAATCATGATCGTGGGCTCCGGCCCCATAGTCATCGGCCAGGCCTGTGAGTTCGACTATTCCGGAACACAGGCCTGTAAAGCCCTCCGCGCCGAAGGCTATGAAGTAGTGCTCATCAACTCCAACCCGGCGACGATCATGACCGATCCCAACCTCGCCGACCGGACCTACGTCGAGCCCATCACGCTTCAGTACGCCGAAGAAATCATCAAACGCGAGCGCCCTGACGCCATCCTCTCCACCGTCGGCGGACAAACCGGCCTCAATCTCTCCATCGCCCTCGCCGAAGCCGGCGTCCTCGATACGTACGGCGTCGAACTCCTCGGCGCCAAAGTCGAATCGATCAAGAAGGCCGAAGACCGCCTCCTATTCAAGGACGCCATGCGCAAGATCGGCCTCGATACGCCGCGCTCCCAGCTCGTCAATAACGTCGAAGCCGGCGTCGAGTTCGCCGCCAAGTGGGGCTATCCCGTCGTCCTCCGTCCCAGCTTCACCCTCGGCGGCTCCGGCGGCGGCATCGCCTATAACCTCGAAGAACTCGAAGAAATCCTCCAGCGCGGCATCGACCTTTCCCCCGTCGGCGAAGTCCTGATCGAGGAAAGCGTCCTCGGCTGGAAAGAGTACGAACTCGAAGTCGTCCGCGACCTCGCCGACAACTGCATCATCATCTGCTCCATCGAGAACTTCGATCCCATGGGCGTTCACACCGGTGACTCCATTACCGTCGCCCCCGCCCAAACTCTCACCGACCGCGAGTATCAGATGATGCGCGACGCCGCCATCGCCTGCCTCCGCGAAATCGGCGTCGATACCGGCGGCTCCAACGTCCAATTCGGAATCAACCCCGCCGACGGGCGCATGGTCATCATCGAGATGAACCCGCGCGTTTCACGCTCCTCCGCCCTCGCCTCCAAAGCCACCGGCTTCCCCATCGCCAAGATCGCCGCCCGCCTCGCCGTCGGCTACCGCCTCGACGAAATCAAGAACGACATCACCCGCAAGACCCCCGCCTGCTTTGAGCCCACGCTCGATTACGTCGTCGTCAAAATCCCGCGCTGGCAGTTCGAAAAGTTCCCCGGCGCAGAGCCCGTTCTCGGAACGCAAATGAAATCGGTGGGTGAGGTCATGTCCATCGGCCGCACCTTCCAGCAGGCCCTCTCCAAGGCCGTTCGCAGCCTCGAGACCGGCAAGTCCTCGGCCAAGGAAATTTACGACGAGGCGCTCATCCCCAACCGGCTCATCACCCCCAACCCCGAGCGCCTCGCCTACATCCGCTTCGCCTTCCAGAAAGGCCGCACCATCGAAGAGGTGCACGAACTCACCGCCATCGACCCGTGGTTCCTCCGCCAGTTCCGCGACCTCATCCTGTTCGAACAGGATCTCCAGAAGCTCACCCTCGATACTATCTCTGCCGATACCATGCGCGACGCCAAGCGCATGGGCGTCTCCGATCGCTGGCTCGCCCGCTTCTGGAACACCGACGTCGATGCCGTCCGCCGGAAACGCAAGAACCTCGGCGTCACCGCCGTCTTCAACCGCGTCGATACTTGCGCCGCCGAGTTCGAAAGCTTCACCCCCTACCTCTATTCGAGCTATGAGTTCGAATGCGAAGCCGATCCCTCGGATCGCAAGAAGGTCATGATTCTCGGCTCCGGCCCCAACCGCATCGGCCAGGGCATCGAGTTCGACTACGCCTGCTGCCACGCCTCCTTCGCCCTCCAGGACTTCGGCTGCGAGTCGATCATGGTCAACTGCAACCCCGAGACCGTCTCCACCGACTACGACACTTCCGACCGCCTTTACTTCGAACCTCTCACCTACGAAGAGGTACTCAATATCGCCGACCGCGAAAAGCCCGACGGCGTCATCGTCCAATTCGGCGGACAGACTCCGCTCACACTGGCCCTGCCCCTCAAAGCCGCCGGTGTCCCCATCATCGGCACCGACCCCGAAAACATCGATCTCGCCGAAGACCGCAAGCGCTTCGGCAAACTCCTCGACGACCTCGGCATCCCCGCGCCCCCCAACGGCACGGCGACGAGCCTCGAACAGGCCGTCGAGGTCGCGCGCAATCTCACCTTCCCCGTCCTCGTCCGGCCCAGCTACGTCCTCGGCGGGCGCGCCATGACCATCGCCTACGACGAAGACACCGTCTCCCGCTACATGCGCGAGGCTGTCGTCTTTTCGCAAGAGCGCCCCGTCCTGATCGACCGCTTCCTCGAGGATGCCACCGAGGTCGATGTCGACGCCCTTTGCGACGGCGAGAATACGCTCATCGCCGGCATCATGGAGCACATCGAAGAGGCGGGCGTTCACTCCGGCGACAGCTCCTGCGTCCTGCCCCCCTTCTCCATCGGTGAGAACGAACTCGCCACCATCCGCGACTACACCGAAAAACTCGCGCTCGCCCTCGGTGTCATCGGACTGATGAATGTCCAGTACGCCATCAAGGATGGCCGCGTCTACGTCCTCGAAGTCAACCCTCGCGCCTCCCGGACGGTTCCCTACGTCAGCAAAGCCACCGGTATCCCGCTCCCCAAAATCGCCGTCGGCCTCATGCTCGGCAGGAAGCTCGCCGATTTCTCCGGACTCACCAACGGCCGCGTCTCCGGCGTCCTCCCCGTCCCGCAGTTCTTCGTCAAGAGCCCCGTTTTCCCGTTCAACAAGTTCCCCGGCGTCGACCCCGCCCTCGGACCGGAAATGCGCTCCACCGGTGAAGTGATGGGCGTCGGCATCAACTTCGGCGAGGCTTTCGCCAAAGCCCAGCTATCGGCCGGCACGCCGCTCCCTTCCGAAGGCACCGTCTTCATCAGCGTCAACGACCGCAACAAGCAGGACGCCATCGAACTCGGCCGCCGCTTCTCCGAACTCGGTATGAACATCGTCGCCACCCGCGGCACCGCCTCCGCCCTCACCTCCGCCGGTATCAAATGCCGCACCGTGTTCAAGGTGAACGAAGGCCGCCCCAACGCGGTCGACCTTCTCAAGGGCGGCTCGCTCCAGTTGATCATCTACACCTCTACCGGAGCCCACTCCTTCAGCGACGAACGCGCCATTCGCCGGGCCGCGGTTTTTTACCGGGTCCCGTGCATTACCACGATGTCGGCAGCGCGGGCGGCGGTCGAGGCGATGACCTCGCGCAAGCGGGATCCGATCCGCGTGTGGAGCTTGCAGGAGATCCACTCCGGGGAAAAAGCCGCCGTCGGAGCGTCGTAG